The proteins below are encoded in one region of Acidimicrobiales bacterium:
- a CDS encoding glycosyltransferase family 2 protein: protein MANSERAQGAVREVPGAAALADRAASDFVEEYHHRPGAPIAVVIPALNEAETVADVIESVPESICGLKTETILVDDGSTDGTGDIARRAGALVCSLPVNLGQGQAFRLGYRLARERGSRIICTADADGQFDPRELPRLVEPIVSGDADFVNGSRRLGRTETTDPVRKAGVILYGALVSMLTGVRITDPANGLRAFRAQVTDRVPLRQTQYQTSELLIGAIAHGFKVIEAPATMYKRSAGTSKKGGNLVYGLRFGRVVVTTWWAQRASARASTTGRG from the coding sequence GTGGCGAACTCCGAGAGAGCCCAGGGAGCTGTCCGGGAGGTTCCCGGCGCAGCTGCCCTCGCGGATCGAGCGGCGAGTGACTTCGTCGAGGAATACCACCATCGTCCCGGCGCGCCGATCGCGGTTGTCATCCCCGCGCTCAATGAGGCCGAGACTGTCGCCGACGTCATCGAGTCGGTGCCGGAATCGATCTGCGGCCTCAAGACCGAGACGATCCTCGTCGACGACGGATCCACCGACGGGACCGGCGACATCGCCCGCCGCGCCGGAGCGCTCGTATGCAGCCTTCCCGTCAACCTCGGCCAGGGGCAGGCGTTCCGCCTTGGCTACCGCCTCGCCAGGGAGCGAGGGTCTCGGATCATCTGCACCGCGGACGCCGACGGACAGTTCGATCCGCGCGAGCTTCCGCGTTTGGTCGAGCCGATCGTTTCGGGAGATGCCGACTTCGTGAACGGGTCGCGGCGACTCGGCCGAACAGAGACGACCGACCCCGTCCGAAAGGCCGGGGTCATCCTCTACGGCGCGTTGGTCAGCATGTTGACTGGCGTGCGTATAACCGATCCCGCCAACGGCCTGCGTGCATTCCGTGCCCAGGTAACCGATCGGGTGCCCCTGCGACAGACCCAGTACCAGACATCAGAGCTCTTGATCGGTGCCATAGCCCACGGATTCAAGGTGATCGAGGCGCCGGCGACCATGTACAAACGCAGTGCGGGGACGTCCAAGAAGGGGGGAAACCTTGTCTACGGACTGCGGTTCGGGCGGGTCGTCGTCACGACCTGGTGGGCTCAGAGAGCGAGCGCGCGGGCTTCGACGACCGGTCGGGGATGA
- a CDS encoding GtrA family protein, whose protein sequence is MRSRWTAIVGRWPLVRRVAGYSAGSAIATVTSELAFLGTLGWLHGGTTWASAAGFVGGAVPNYILNRRWVWSERRGHERTTEVVLYMAVALSSFAASAVATHWAQQGARSLTGDHGWTVLLTGLAFLGVSGVFFVLKFVLYEWLVFIPDRSSKPARSLSEPTRS, encoded by the coding sequence ATGAGAAGCCGATGGACCGCGATCGTGGGCCGGTGGCCGCTGGTGCGCCGGGTTGCCGGCTACAGCGCCGGCTCCGCGATAGCGACGGTGACCAGTGAGCTTGCGTTTCTCGGGACGCTTGGCTGGCTGCACGGAGGCACGACGTGGGCTTCCGCGGCGGGATTCGTCGGCGGGGCCGTACCCAACTACATACTGAACCGGCGTTGGGTGTGGTCGGAGCGGCGCGGGCATGAGCGGACCACCGAGGTCGTTCTCTACATGGCGGTCGCTTTGTCGAGCTTTGCAGCATCCGCGGTGGCCACTCACTGGGCACAGCAAGGAGCGCGAAGTCTGACCGGCGACCACGGCTGGACGGTCTTGCTCACCGGGCTCGCGTTTCTCGGCGTATCCGGGGTGTTCTTTGTTCTGAAGTTCGTTCTCTACGAGTGGCTGGTGTTCATCCCCGACCGGTCGTCGAAGCCCGCGCGCTCGCTCTCTGAGCCCACCAGGTCGTGA
- a CDS encoding NAD-dependent epimerase/dehydratase family protein, which produces MRVLVLGGDGYLGWPTALHLSAAGHDVGVVDNFVRRQYDDELGVASLVPIRSLGVRVERWADLTGRVIDRYDGDLCDAEFVHRMVRDFEPDTIVHFAEQRSAPYSMIDQGHAVYTQTNNVVGTLNVLYAIAESDRDIHLVKLGTMGEYGTPNIDIEEGWLTLTHRGRTDTVLFPKRPGSFYHLSKVHDSHNIEFACRVWGLRATDLNQGVVYGQRTEETALDPALETRFDYDHVFGTVLNRFVIQAVLGHPLTVYGSGGQTRGIINLVDTVECIRLATENPANSGEFRVFNQFTEQLSVRDIAETVARAYPGRCTIEEVENPRVELESHYYRAAHTKLLDLGLVPHLLSETLIDSMFSIVERHKDRVNIEAIRPTVKWRTTASELAGTA; this is translated from the coding sequence GTGCGCGTACTGGTTCTGGGTGGCGACGGTTACCTCGGCTGGCCCACTGCATTGCACCTTTCAGCAGCGGGCCACGACGTCGGGGTGGTGGACAACTTCGTGCGCCGCCAGTACGACGACGAACTCGGCGTGGCGAGCCTCGTCCCGATCAGGAGCCTCGGCGTCCGCGTCGAGCGCTGGGCGGACCTGACGGGTCGGGTGATCGATCGGTACGACGGCGACCTTTGTGACGCCGAGTTCGTGCACCGCATGGTTCGCGACTTCGAACCCGACACGATCGTGCACTTCGCAGAGCAGCGTTCTGCGCCGTATTCGATGATCGATCAGGGCCACGCCGTCTACACCCAGACCAACAATGTCGTCGGCACCCTGAATGTTCTTTACGCGATCGCCGAGAGCGACCGCGACATCCATCTGGTCAAGCTCGGCACGATGGGTGAGTACGGCACCCCGAACATCGACATAGAAGAGGGTTGGCTGACCCTGACCCACCGGGGACGGACTGACACCGTTCTGTTCCCCAAACGCCCCGGTTCCTTCTACCACCTGTCCAAGGTGCACGACAGCCACAACATCGAGTTCGCCTGCCGGGTTTGGGGACTCAGGGCCACCGATCTCAACCAGGGTGTCGTCTACGGCCAGAGGACCGAAGAGACGGCGCTTGACCCTGCACTCGAGACGCGATTCGACTACGACCACGTATTCGGAACGGTCCTCAACCGGTTCGTCATCCAGGCGGTTCTCGGCCATCCGCTGACCGTCTACGGCTCCGGCGGTCAGACGCGGGGCATTATCAACCTGGTTGACACCGTCGAGTGCATCCGCCTCGCTACCGAGAACCCGGCCAATTCCGGTGAGTTCCGTGTGTTCAACCAGTTCACCGAGCAGCTATCGGTGCGCGATATCGCCGAGACCGTCGCTCGCGCCTATCCGGGACGCTGCACGATCGAGGAGGTCGAGAACCCGCGAGTCGAGCTGGAGTCTCACTACTACCGCGCGGCTCACACCAAGCTTCTCGACCTCGGGCTGGTTCCTCACCTTCTGAGTGAGACACTCATCGACTCGATGTTTTCGATAGTCGAGCGGCACAAGGATCGGGTGAACATCGAAGCCATCCGGCCGACCGTCAAGTGGCGAACGACCGCCAGCGAGCTCGCCGGCACTGCCTGA
- a CDS encoding efflux RND transporter periplasmic adaptor subunit, with product MRRVASQSRVHDDYYDAGGFVMIGLRGTRRLLVGNLVIAAVLTGLVVAGVTSVFSSASANTAPRTVRAQLGDVSASVSATGNVSPAQAQNVDFSTGGTVTEIDVTAGQSVTTGQVLAKLDPGPAQASLTAAEDSLQAAQDNLALVQSGGETPPQKAQDQATLSAAESQVSTAQSNLTAAQDQLGSDRAQCAKSGASAGTTACSAVGSDQQSVNQAQNSLTQAQNTLTQEQLSIQAKQYVNPAAVLQDEAAVTQAQAVVAQDQKTLSETTLTAPFSGTITALNGTVGETVTGGGSSNANANSGSSGTGSGTGSGSGAGSSSAGSSSSGSSGSSSSVFLTLTNMSQLQVIAGFAEADATRVAIGQPATVTFSALTSTTVPGRVTAVSATSTVVSNVVTYNVTVALQNPPTTVKPGMTTTVSVVVASAGNVLELPTSAISTAGRASTVTVLQNGKQTVQPVAVGLVGDTSTQILSGLSAGDVVVIPTATVSSGGSGTGSSRNGTVGGFGGLGGGLGGGGLGGGGAVRIGGGG from the coding sequence TTGCGCCGCGTTGCTTCCCAATCGCGGGTCCACGACGACTACTACGACGCCGGCGGCTTCGTGATGATTGGACTAAGGGGTACTCGGCGCCTTCTCGTGGGGAACCTGGTGATCGCGGCGGTGCTCACCGGTCTGGTCGTGGCGGGGGTGACGTCGGTGTTCAGCTCGGCTTCGGCCAACACAGCCCCGCGAACCGTCAGGGCCCAGCTCGGTGACGTTTCCGCGTCGGTGTCGGCGACGGGCAACGTTTCGCCGGCGCAGGCCCAGAACGTCGACTTCTCAACGGGAGGAACCGTCACCGAAATCGACGTGACAGCCGGCCAGTCGGTCACCACCGGCCAGGTGCTCGCCAAGCTCGATCCCGGCCCGGCGCAGGCCTCCCTCACCGCAGCCGAGGACAGCCTTCAAGCGGCGCAGGACAACCTTGCGCTCGTCCAGTCCGGAGGGGAGACACCTCCCCAGAAGGCGCAGGATCAGGCGACTCTCTCGGCGGCCGAAAGCCAGGTCTCTACCGCGCAGTCGAACCTCACCGCGGCCCAGGACCAGCTGGGGTCCGACAGGGCACAGTGCGCCAAATCGGGCGCTTCAGCCGGTACCACAGCCTGCTCGGCCGTCGGCAGCGACCAACAGTCGGTCAACCAAGCACAAAACTCACTGACCCAGGCGCAGAACACGCTGACCCAGGAACAGCTGTCGATTCAGGCAAAGCAGTACGTCAACCCGGCCGCAGTTCTGCAAGACGAAGCGGCGGTCACCCAGGCCCAAGCAGTAGTCGCCCAGGATCAGAAAACACTCTCGGAAACGACCCTGACCGCGCCCTTCTCCGGAACTATCACTGCACTCAACGGAACAGTCGGCGAAACTGTTACCGGAGGCGGCTCATCCAACGCCAACGCGAACTCGGGTTCGTCGGGGACAGGATCGGGAACCGGCTCCGGGTCCGGAGCGGGGTCCTCGAGTGCCGGATCGTCGTCGAGCGGCAGCTCGGGATCGTCCTCGTCTGTGTTCCTCACGCTTACCAACATGTCCCAACTGCAGGTCATTGCCGGTTTCGCCGAAGCCGACGCGACCCGGGTGGCTATAGGGCAGCCCGCGACGGTTACGTTCAGTGCGCTGACCAGCACGACCGTCCCCGGACGGGTCACCGCGGTGAGCGCCACCTCGACGGTCGTGAGCAACGTCGTCACTTACAACGTCACGGTCGCGTTGCAGAACCCGCCCACAACCGTGAAGCCCGGGATGACCACGACCGTCAGCGTCGTAGTCGCGTCCGCGGGCAACGTCCTCGAGCTGCCTACGTCCGCGATAAGCACGGCCGGCCGTGCGTCGACCGTGACAGTTCTTCAGAACGGGAAGCAGACCGTCCAACCGGTGGCCGTCGGGCTGGTCGGCGACACAAGCACGCAGATACTGTCGGGACTTTCGGCCGGCGACGTGGTCGTGATCCCGACTGCGACGGTGAGCTCCGGAGGTTCGGGTACGGGCTCGTCCCGTAACGGAACGGTCGGCGGTTTCGGCGGCCTGGGTGGCGGCCTTGGGGGCGGCGGTCTCGGTGGCGGCGGAGCAGTGAGAATCGGGGGCGGAGGCTGA
- a CDS encoding ABC transporter ATP-binding protein produces MPDEPQVSLPAVIALRNVEKVYRMGETEVRALNGVTLVVDSGEFVAVMGASGSGKSTMMNIIGCLDVPTRGRYWLDGIDIRRLDDSALSRIRNRKIGFVFQSFNLIPRTSALANVEMPLIYAGVRAKERRDRALAALDMVGMSDRVEHLPSQMSGGQQQRVAVARAIVTNPSLILADEPTGNLDTHSSAEVMGIFQRLNQQGRTVVIITHEADIGAYARRTVRVRDGLIVDDESRGETMSNPVLTGR; encoded by the coding sequence ATGCCGGACGAGCCCCAAGTCTCCCTTCCTGCGGTCATCGCACTCCGAAACGTCGAGAAGGTCTACCGAATGGGCGAGACTGAGGTGCGGGCCCTGAACGGCGTCACTCTCGTCGTAGATAGCGGCGAGTTCGTCGCCGTCATGGGAGCATCAGGGTCGGGGAAGTCGACGATGATGAACATCATCGGCTGCCTCGATGTGCCGACCCGGGGGCGTTACTGGCTCGACGGGATCGACATCCGCCGACTTGATGACTCGGCACTGTCCCGTATCCGCAATCGGAAGATCGGGTTCGTCTTCCAGAGCTTCAACCTGATTCCGAGGACATCGGCGCTTGCCAACGTTGAGATGCCCCTGATCTACGCGGGTGTCAGAGCCAAGGAGAGGCGTGACCGCGCGTTGGCCGCGCTTGACATGGTCGGGATGTCGGACCGCGTCGAGCATCTCCCGAGCCAGATGTCGGGCGGTCAGCAACAACGCGTTGCCGTTGCCCGGGCGATCGTCACCAACCCTTCGCTGATCCTTGCGGATGAGCCGACCGGCAACCTCGACACGCATTCGAGCGCCGAAGTGATGGGGATCTTCCAACGCCTGAACCAGCAAGGAAGAACCGTGGTGATCATCACTCACGAAGCCGACATCGGCGCCTACGCCCGTCGGACCGTCCGGGTGCGCGACGGTTTGATAGTCGATGACGAAAGCAGGGGCGAAACAATGTCGAACCCCGTCCTGACAGGCCGCTGA
- a CDS encoding ABC transporter permease yields the protein MNWADNFRGAFRGLSANKLRSALTVFGILIGVGAVIILVAVGNGSSQAVQNRIKALGTNTITIINRGRFGRGPATGGTQTRPATITAADVSKLQDPNQAPDVASVSPVVSASETAAYSGASTSVTVTGTVPAWFAAEDYQVQAGRQITPTDISSHARVVVIGQDLVSNLFQPGSNPLGAQISFGSARFVVVGVLANKGSSAGQDLNNVAVVPYTSAEDQLTGYTNNFTELIVQAKSASSVNNAEQEAAEILASANRTSVANLPFLIVNEGSLLATSQSTNQTFTVLLGAVAAISLLVGGIGIMNIMLVNVTERTREIGIRKAIGAPRSAILGQFLTEAVLLSLLGGLVGIGVGLIGTRFRIVGVHPVVSASSIALAFAVAVMVGVFFGFYPANRAAALRPIEALRHE from the coding sequence GTGAACTGGGCAGACAACTTCCGGGGCGCCTTCCGGGGTCTTTCAGCGAACAAACTCCGATCTGCCCTGACGGTGTTCGGGATCCTCATCGGAGTCGGCGCTGTAATCATCCTGGTCGCGGTCGGCAACGGCTCGTCTCAAGCCGTGCAGAACCGCATCAAGGCGCTCGGCACCAACACCATCACGATCATCAACCGCGGCAGGTTCGGAAGAGGCCCGGCAACGGGAGGAACGCAAACCCGACCGGCGACCATCACGGCCGCGGACGTCTCCAAGCTCCAGGACCCCAACCAAGCCCCCGACGTCGCCTCGGTTTCACCGGTCGTGAGCGCCTCGGAGACGGCGGCTTACAGCGGGGCGTCGACCTCGGTGACGGTCACGGGGACGGTCCCGGCATGGTTCGCAGCGGAGGACTATCAGGTTCAGGCCGGGCGCCAGATCACACCCACCGACATCTCGTCTCACGCGCGAGTGGTCGTCATCGGGCAGGACCTCGTCTCCAACCTCTTCCAACCGGGGTCAAACCCGCTCGGAGCACAGATCAGTTTCGGCTCTGCCCGGTTCGTCGTCGTCGGCGTTCTGGCGAACAAGGGGTCGAGCGCCGGGCAGGACTTGAACAATGTCGCAGTCGTTCCCTACACGTCGGCCGAGGATCAGCTGACCGGCTACACCAACAACTTCACAGAACTGATCGTCCAGGCCAAAAGCGCCAGCAGCGTCAACAACGCCGAGCAGGAAGCCGCAGAGATTCTCGCTTCGGCGAACCGGACGAGTGTCGCCAACCTTCCCTTCCTGATCGTCAACGAGGGCTCGCTTCTAGCAACGAGCCAATCGACGAACCAGACCTTCACCGTCCTGCTCGGAGCGGTGGCAGCCATCAGCCTTCTAGTCGGAGGAATCGGGATCATGAACATCATGCTCGTCAACGTCACCGAGCGGACCCGGGAGATCGGCATCCGCAAGGCGATCGGAGCCCCCAGGTCGGCGATACTCGGCCAGTTCCTCACCGAGGCAGTCCTCCTGTCGCTCTTAGGCGGTTTGGTGGGCATCGGCGTCGGTCTGATCGGGACTCGATTCCGGATCGTCGGGGTGCATCCGGTGGTCTCTGCATCTTCAATCGCGCTCGCCTTCGCGGTGGCAGTGATGGTCGGGGTGTTCTTCGGGTTCTATCCGGCGAACCGGGCCGCTGCGCTCCGGCCGATCGAGGCGCTCCGACATGAGTGA
- a CDS encoding DUF5666 domain-containing protein, giving the protein MSDGDISDRATSYLAVHPEDTDDEWQTGPPPRGLRLHAVTAGLLALALLAGGFWAGSVAERHHNGTSSSNPLSALASRFAAARSASGPGGSGGLGTGSGGGAAGATSGVVTGVQGNTLYVTDSSGSLIKVQVGSSTSVTRTAESALSGLQVGDTVVVLGSKASDGTVTATSVRANSAGAGPASGGAAFGGGSGPFGGSFAGGGG; this is encoded by the coding sequence ATGAGTGATGGGGACATAAGTGATAGGGCCACGAGTTACCTCGCGGTGCACCCCGAGGACACCGACGACGAGTGGCAGACCGGCCCGCCGCCGAGGGGATTGAGACTTCATGCTGTTACGGCCGGGCTACTGGCCCTCGCTCTTCTCGCGGGCGGGTTCTGGGCGGGCTCGGTCGCGGAGCGTCACCACAACGGGACGTCGTCGTCGAACCCGTTGAGCGCGCTGGCAAGCAGGTTCGCGGCAGCGAGGTCCGCCAGCGGGCCCGGTGGCTCGGGCGGGTTGGGAACCGGGAGCGGCGGCGGAGCTGCCGGTGCCACCTCCGGCGTCGTGACCGGCGTCCAAGGCAACACGCTCTATGTGACGGACTCGAGCGGCAGCCTGATCAAAGTGCAAGTCGGCTCCTCGACGAGCGTGACCCGAACGGCGGAGTCGGCGTTATCCGGGCTGCAGGTGGGCGACACGGTCGTCGTGTTGGGGTCGAAGGCCTCTGACGGGACGGTAACTGCTACGTCGGTTCGAGCGAATTCCGCAGGCGCCGGCCCCGCATCAGGTGGAGCTGCATTCGGAGGTGGAAGCGGCCCGTTCGGCGGTTCCTTCGCCGGGGGCGGTGGTTAG
- a CDS encoding DUF3040 domain-containing protein, producing the protein MSTRDDARLTAQERAALSNLEALAAADDPQLAARLRGPNHWIPLLRLPAIPGWIHSLWLAAPAVVVGLVLTVVGLSVGLVVGVVGACLAAAGLWSLVAAAERRWGGG; encoded by the coding sequence ATGAGCACGAGGGACGACGCTCGCCTCACGGCTCAAGAGCGCGCCGCCCTGTCAAACCTCGAAGCCCTGGCGGCCGCGGACGACCCTCAACTGGCGGCTCGCCTCCGGGGTCCCAACCACTGGATCCCGCTCCTCCGCCTGCCCGCCATACCCGGATGGATACACAGCCTCTGGCTTGCGGCGCCGGCCGTCGTGGTGGGACTCGTTCTCACCGTGGTGGGCTTGAGCGTCGGCTTGGTGGTCGGGGTTGTTGGGGCCTGCCTCGCGGCAGCCGGTTTGTGGTCACTGGTCGCCGCTGCAGAGCGGCGTTGGGGCGGAGGCTAA